A region of the Pricia mediterranea genome:
TGGCGTACCATGGCTTCGAACCTTTGTGTTCCGTCAGGTCGGGAATAGATGTTATGGCTCAGTTCGTCAAAGATTTCCTGATTTTCAATGATTTCCTCTACCTTTTGCTCGTTCACTTCAACGTTGGTCTCCACCGTTCGCTCATTAGGTGTTTTCGGTGGCACAGGGGGTTCAGGCGCCTCCGGCGGCTCCGGAAAATCGGGGAAAGGTTCGGCATCTGCCCGCTGTTCCTTTGTCATAAGATCGTACAGAAATTCCAAACGGTCAACATCCGATTTTTTGATGTGTATGTTTCCCTTATTAGCTAACATCTCATGGTATGTTTCCGCTAATCTATTGTACTCGCGGATTTGTTTTTTGGTCGCGCCTTCTTGAAGGGAATTTTCTTGAAGGGGTTTTTCAAAGTCCGAATTATCCGTGTCGGATACTTTGGGATCGGGACATTCTGGAAAGGGAAGGACTTCCGCCTTTTGCTTTTCCGACATGGTTCTGTAAATGGTTTCCAAGCTTTTCAAATCCCCCGATGGGATGGCCCTAGCTGGTTTTGGCAGTGCATTGTATTTTTTGGCCAGTTTATTGTACTGGGCCAGCTGCTTTTCGGTTGCGCCTTCCTGATGGGATTTTTCCTGAACGGAATTTTCGAGAGCTATTTTAGGAGTCTTTACTTCCCGAACTTCCCTTTCACTAAATCCATACAGCAAAAGAGCGAACAAGGGCAATATCAAAATACTTCTGATCAAATTCGACTTCTTCGAGGTTCGTGTTTTCATGGCGATAAAACGTTTTTTGATTGATGAATAAGATGAATGATTGATGGCATTGGCCATCGATGGCTGATGCTTTTTGTCCTCCGTTGATGAAGCGAAGGCCAGTAATGTATTTTGATAGCGTGGGGCGGAGGCCCCTTGCTCGAGAACGGCCTGGTCGGCCAAAAATTCATGGTTGAGGCGGATCGATTTTTTGGCAAGGTGAATCAGTGGGTTGAACCAGAACAGGACCTGGAGCAGTTCGACGAACAGTACATCCAAACTGTGTCTTTGCCGGGCATGTGCAGCTTCGTGCACGAGAACGTCGTTGGGGATTGCACGGGACTCAAATTCTCTCCGGTTGAGAAAGATGTAGTTCAAGAAGCTGTGCGGCAACACGGCATCCTTAAGCAGTACGTTGATCAAGGTATCGATTTTTAATTTCGGATTATTTCGAATATTATGTGCGATTTTCCAAAGATTGAGCAGGAATTTCCATCCGAAGAGCAGTACGCCCAAGCCGTAGAGTGTCCACAGTACTGTCGTCCATTGTTCGAAATAGATTTGAGAAAATTGAGCCTCCTTGCTTGCGGTCGCTATCGGGACGTCTGCATCTGCAACGGTACGTCCGACCGGACGTTCGACGGGAACGGCAGCGGTGGGCACCTCGACGTACTCGACAAACCTAAGGGAAGGGATAATCAGGGAAACCACCAACGCGGCCAATAAATAGTAGCGCTTAAAAGTATGCATGCGCTGTTTTTCCAGGAGCAGTTTGTAGAACAGCAGAAAAACGGCCAAACAAGCACTCGATTTAAGTAGGAAGACGATCATGGCTATCGTTTTTTGATTTCTTGGTCGATCAGTTTTTTCAAATCCTCAAGCTCGGCTTTGCTGAGGTCCGTGGCCTCGGTAAAAAAGGAGGCAAATTGCCCGGGGCTGTCGTTAAAAAAATTCTTGATCAGCGAATTCACCTGTTTAGAGAAGTAGACCTTCTTTTTCACCAGGGGATAGTATTCACGGGAGCGCCCCTCGCTGGTGTAGGCTATAAAGCCCTTGTCCGCCATCCGCTTTAAGAGCGTGGCCACCGTCGTAGTCGCCGGCTTAGGCTCGGGGTAGGCTTCGAGCAGATCTTTTAGGAAGGCTTTTTTCTGCTTCCACAAGATGTTCATCAACTCTTCTTCCGATTTTGACAGTTGCATGCCGTAGCTATTTATAGGTTATTGTTCTACAAACATAGAAGAAAAATTTTAATTCTACAAGTGTAGAGGTTATTTTTTTTAGATATATTTCTACTTGGCGACTTCCCTTAATTAAAAGGGTTTCGTCACGAATTTACTGGATAAGGCTAAAGCCTTTTCTCACTTGGGATAGCCTCGCTTGTTAAAAAATATCCCCTTCTTTATCTTTCTTTCTTCTTTTCGTCTTTTTATCACATTAATACCATCCTTATTTCACCGGAAAACAATGACAGAACCTTAAATAGTAATATGTTTGCATCCGAAAACCATACAAATGACGACGCGGGAAGCACTTCAGGAAAGAAGCGGGAACAAATGCGAATTATGCGGTAACGAAAAGAACCTACAGGTTTATGAGGTGCCGCCCGTAAACGACGGAGGGGCGGACAGCAGTATTTTGGCTTGCGAAACCTGTGTCGGGCAAATCGAGGACCCCGACACCGTGGATCCCAACCATTGGCGCTGCCTAAACGATAGCATGTGGAGCGAGCACGATGCGGTAAAGGTAGTAGCCTGGCGGATGTTGACCCGTTTGAAGGATCAAGACTGGCCCCAAGACCTGTTGAACATGATGTATTTGGATGACGAGACCTTGCAGTGGGCCAAAGCTAGCGGAGAGGAGACCGTAGAAGCTTCCGAAGAAAGTGAAAAGATTGTTCACCGCGATGTGAACGGCGTGGTTTTGGAAGCCGGTGACAACGTAGTACTGATTAAAGATTTAAAGGTCAAGGGCTCGAGCATGGTCGCCAAGCAAGGTACTGCCGTAAGGCGGATTTCCCTAGACCCGGAAAATTCCGAATATATCGAGGGCAAGGTCGATGGGCAGCATATTGTAATCATCACTAAATACGTGAAGAAAACTTAGGCTTTGCTCCTTAAACCTCAATATCTTTCATAGGTGGCGCCGCAGACTCAATTATCCGAATCGGAAGTCTTCATCTCGGTAAAATACTTATAAAAATACGGGATGGTCTCGATGCCCTTCAAATAGTTCCATACCCCGAAATGCTCGTTGGGGGAGTGAATAGCGTCGCTGTCCAGTCCGAAGCCCATCAAAATGGTCTTGCTACCGAGTTCTTTTTCGAACAGGGAGACGATAGGAATACTGCCTCCACTGCGTTGCGGTACCGGTTTTTTGCCAAAAGTGGTTTCGTAGGCTTTCGAGGCGGCCCGGTAAGCAATAGTATCGATGGGCGTCACATAACCTTGGCCTCCGTGGTGCGGGGTTACTTTTACCGAAACCCCTTCAGGGGCGATGTTTTCGAAGTGGGATGTAAAGAGTTGCGTAATTTCTTCCCAATCCTGATTCGGGACCAGCCGCATGGAAATCTTGGCGTAGGCCTTACTGGGGATGACCGTTTTGGCGCCTTCCCCGGTGTATCCGCCCCAGATACCGTTGACATCTAAAGTAGGACGGATAGAATTCCGCTCGTTCGTGGTGTATCCCGCTTCCCCATAAACGGAGGAAATATCCAAGGTCTTTTTGTATTCCTCCAAATCAAAGGGAGCCTGGGCCATTTTGGCACGTTCCTCTTGGGATAGCTCTTCGACCTTATCATAGAACCCGGGGATGGTGATGTGGTTGTTTTCGTCATGCATGGCCGCGATCATTTTGGCCAGAACGTTGATAGGGTTGGCGACCGCGCCGCCGTAGAGTCCCGAATGCAGGTCGCGGTTCGGGCCGGTCACCTCGACCTCCACGTAGCTCATTCCCCGTAACCCCGTGGTAATCGAGGGTACGTCGTTTGCGATCATCCCCGTATCGGAAATCAAGATGATGTCATTGGACAATTTATCCCGATTTGCGGCCACAAAAGGCCCCAGATTGCTACTGCCCACTTCCTCTTCGCCCTCGATCATAAATTTTACGTTACA
Encoded here:
- a CDS encoding M56 family metallopeptidase produces the protein MIVFLLKSSACLAVFLLFYKLLLEKQRMHTFKRYYLLAALVVSLIIPSLRFVEYVEVPTAAVPVERPVGRTVADADVPIATASKEAQFSQIYFEQWTTVLWTLYGLGVLLFGWKFLLNLWKIAHNIRNNPKLKIDTLINVLLKDAVLPHSFLNYIFLNRREFESRAIPNDVLVHEAAHARQRHSLDVLFVELLQVLFWFNPLIHLAKKSIRLNHEFLADQAVLEQGASAPRYQNTLLAFASSTEDKKHQPSMANAINHSSYSSIKKRFIAMKTRTSKKSNLIRSILILPLFALLLYGFSEREVREVKTPKIALENSVQEKSHQEGATEKQLAQYNKLAKKYNALPKPARAIPSGDLKSLETIYRTMSEKQKAEVLPFPECPDPKVSDTDNSDFEKPLQENSLQEGATKKQIREYNRLAETYHEMLANKGNIHIKKSDVDRLEFLYDLMTKEQRADAEPFPDFPEPPEAPEPPVPPKTPNERTVETNVEVNEQKVEEIIENQEIFDELSHNIYSRPDGTQRFEAMVRQQSELQGHIKAIEEKAVEMAKGERLSEEEQAEMQEHIQRIREQGANMKRHLMHLERQKTKLENMHHKVEARGPSQPPSPPKPIAPKSSLELLEELKEDDVRIIFDGKEISYKEARQLFKKNTFLRIDVRKNSENRPVLEVWTE
- a CDS encoding BlaI/MecI/CopY family transcriptional regulator, which translates into the protein MQLSKSEEELMNILWKQKKAFLKDLLEAYPEPKPATTTVATLLKRMADKGFIAYTSEGRSREYYPLVKKKVYFSKQVNSLIKNFFNDSPGQFASFFTEATDLSKAELEDLKKLIDQEIKKR
- a CDS encoding PhnA domain-containing protein, whose translation is MTTREALQERSGNKCELCGNEKNLQVYEVPPVNDGGADSSILACETCVGQIEDPDTVDPNHWRCLNDSMWSEHDAVKVVAWRMLTRLKDQDWPQDLLNMMYLDDETLQWAKASGEETVEASEESEKIVHRDVNGVVLEAGDNVVLIKDLKVKGSSMVAKQGTAVRRISLDPENSEYIEGKVDGQHIVIITKYVKKT
- a CDS encoding dipeptidase is translated as MQDIQDYISENKARFLDELIQLLKIPSVSADSAFSQDVLDAADAVKNALQEAGCDTVEICQTDGYPIVYGEKIIDLDSPTVLVYGHYDVQPPDPMDLWNSSPFKPVIEETERHPDGAIFARGACDDKGQMYMHVKALEFMVKSDRLPCNVKFMIEGEEEVGSSNLGPFVAANRDKLSNDIILISDTGMIANDVPSITTGLRGMSYVEVEVTGPNRDLHSGLYGGAVANPINVLAKMIAAMHDENNHITIPGFYDKVEELSQEERAKMAQAPFDLEEYKKTLDISSVYGEAGYTTNERNSIRPTLDVNGIWGGYTGEGAKTVIPSKAYAKISMRLVPNQDWEEITQLFTSHFENIAPEGVSVKVTPHHGGQGYVTPIDTIAYRAASKAYETTFGKKPVPQRSGGSIPIVSLFEKELGSKTILMGFGLDSDAIHSPNEHFGVWNYLKGIETIPYFYKYFTEMKTSDSDN